DNA from Streptomyces sp. NBC_01476:
CACCGGCCCCGCCACGCGCGGCGCCCTGAGGCGGCCAGCCCCGGATCGCCTCACCGGGCGCCGCGCCGGTGGAGGCCGCGCCGGGGCCCGCGGCGGCGCTGCCGGAGAACCCGGCCCCACTGCCCGGCGGTTCCGGTCTGCTGGGACCCGCTGCCGCTGCCGGAGCCGCCCCTTTCCTGGCCCCTCCTGACCTGCCCGCGGCCCTCTCCCGGGCCGGCCGGGAAAGTCCGGCGGCGCGGGGTCGCGGCCCTCAGAGAGCGGGTGCGAGGGCGGGTCCGGCGGCGACAGGTGGCCGCGCTCTCCGTGACGTTCTTCGATCATCGCCGGATACTGGAGGTACACGCCGGCCGTCGCCGGCCTCGCGCCCGCGAAGGCGCCCGGTCCCAGTTGGAGGTACCGATGAAGATGCTGATCAACGTTCCCGAGACGGTCGTGGCCGATGCGCTGCGCGGGATCGCCGCCGCTCATCCGGACCTGACGGTCGACGTCGAGCGCCGGGTGATCATCCGGCGGGGCGCCCCGTACGAGGGCAAGGTCGGGCTCGTCTCCGGCGGCGGGTCGGGGCACGAGCCGCTGCACGGCGGCTTCGTCGGCAAGGGGATGCTCGACGCGGCCTGTCCGGGTGAGGTCTTCACCTCGCCGGTGCCGGACCAGATGGTGCGGGCGGCGGCCGCGGTGGACAGCGGGGCGGGCGTGCTCTTCATCGTGAAGAACTACACCGGTGACGTGCTGAACTTCGACATGGCGGCCGAGCTGGCCGAGGACGAGGGCGTGCAGGTCGCCAAGGTGCTGGTCAATGATGACGTGGCGGTCATGGACAGCACGTTCACAGCCGGCCGGCGCGGGACCGGGGCCACGCTCTTCGTCGAGAAGATCGCCGGCGCCCTCGCGGAGGAGGGCGCTTCGCTGGACCAGGTGGCGGCGGTGGCGCGGCGCGTCAACGAGCTGTCCCGCAGCTTCGGAGTGGCGCTGACCGCGGTCAGCACCCCGGCCAAGGGCGGCCCGACCTTCGACCTGCCCGACGGCGAACTGGAAC
Protein-coding regions in this window:
- the dhaK gene encoding dihydroxyacetone kinase subunit DhaK, which gives rise to MKMLINVPETVVADALRGIAAAHPDLTVDVERRVIIRRGAPYEGKVGLVSGGGSGHEPLHGGFVGKGMLDAACPGEVFTSPVPDQMVRAAAAVDSGAGVLFIVKNYTGDVLNFDMAAELAEDEGVQVAKVLVNDDVAVMDSTFTAGRRGTGATLFVEKIAGALAEEGASLDQVAAVARRVNELSRSFGVALTAVSTPAKGGPTFDLPDGELELGVGIHGEPGRERRAMMTSGEIADASVEAVVDDLQPDGPLLVLVNGMGGTPLLELYGFAAEVHRVLGERKIPVARTLVGNYVTSLDMSGCSVSICQVDEELLRLWDAPVSTPGLRWGC